One stretch of Streptococcus australis DNA includes these proteins:
- the sufU gene encoding Fe-S cluster assembly sulfur transfer protein SufU: MALSKLDSLYMAVVADHSKNPHHQGKLEDAEQISLNNPTCGDVINLSVKFDAENRLEDIAFLNSGCTISTASASMMTDAVLGKTKQEILELATIFSEMVQGQKDERQDQLGDAAFLSGVAKFPQRIKCATLAWNALKKTIENQDN; encoded by the coding sequence ATGGCACTTTCTAAACTAGATAGCCTTTATATGGCAGTGGTAGCAGACCATTCGAAAAATCCACATCATCAAGGGAAGTTAGAAGACGCTGAACAAATCAGTCTCAACAATCCGACTTGTGGAGATGTTATCAACCTCTCTGTCAAGTTTGATGCAGAGAATCGTTTAGAGGATATTGCTTTTCTAAACTCGGGTTGTACCATCTCAACTGCCTCTGCTAGTATGATGACAGATGCCGTTTTAGGAAAAACCAAACAAGAAATTTTAGAACTTGCGACTATTTTTTCTGAAATGGTTCAAGGGCAAAAGGATGAACGTCAAGACCAACTTGGAGACGCGGCCTTCTTATCAGGTGTTGCCAAATTTCCTCAAAGAATAAAGTGTGCAACCCTAGCTTGGAACGCCCTTAAGAAGACAATTGAAAATCAAGATAACTGA
- a CDS encoding DegV family protein: MTQVKIVTDSSVTIEPEVVKELNITVVPLSVMIDSVLYSDADLKEGEFLHLMQESKNLPKTSQPPVGVFAEVFEELGKDGSQILAIHMSHALSGTVEAARQGASLSTADVTVIDSSFTDQAMKFQVVEAAKLAKEGKDLETILAHVEDVKNHTELYIGVSTLENLVKGGRIGRVTGLLSSLLNIRVVMQMKNHELQPIVKGRGAKTFKKWLDELAETLSHKSVAEIGISYAGTNEWANEMKNLLQTYVEKPISVLETGSIIQTHTGENAWAILVRYHS; encoded by the coding sequence ATGACACAAGTAAAAATTGTAACAGATTCTTCTGTCACCATCGAACCAGAAGTAGTTAAAGAGTTAAATATTACGGTTGTTCCACTATCCGTTATGATTGATAGTGTGCTTTATTCAGACGCAGATTTGAAAGAAGGGGAGTTCCTTCATCTTATGCAAGAGAGTAAGAATCTGCCGAAAACCAGTCAGCCCCCAGTGGGAGTCTTTGCTGAGGTTTTTGAAGAACTAGGTAAAGACGGTAGTCAGATTCTCGCTATTCACATGTCCCACGCCTTGTCAGGAACTGTTGAAGCTGCTCGCCAAGGGGCAAGTCTCTCAACTGCTGATGTAACGGTTATTGATAGTTCTTTTACAGATCAGGCGATGAAGTTTCAAGTTGTTGAAGCTGCTAAACTTGCTAAAGAAGGAAAAGATTTGGAAACTATCCTAGCTCATGTAGAAGACGTCAAGAATCATACGGAACTCTATATCGGTGTTTCAACATTAGAAAACCTAGTTAAGGGTGGACGTATCGGACGTGTGACAGGTTTGCTGAGCTCTCTTTTGAATATTCGAGTTGTGATGCAAATGAAGAATCATGAACTGCAACCTATTGTAAAGGGGCGCGGTGCTAAGACATTTAAAAAATGGCTTGATGAACTAGCAGAGACCCTCTCTCATAAATCCGTTGCAGAAATTGGAATATCCTACGCTGGTACCAATGAATGGGCTAATGAGATGAAGAATCTTTTACAAACTTATGTTGAAAAACCAATCTCAGTACTGGAAACGGGCTCTATCATTCAGACGCATACGGGCGAAAATGCATGGGCTATCTTAGTTCGATATCATTCCTAA
- the sufB gene encoding Fe-S cluster assembly protein SufB produces the protein MAEERVEPKPIDLGEYKFGFHDDVEPVLSTGKGLNEGVIRELSAAKGEPEWMLEFRLKSYETFKKMPMQTWGADLSEIDFDDLIYYQKPSDKPARSWDEVPEKIKETFERIGIPEAERAYLAGASAQYESEVVYHNMKEEFEKLGIIFTDTDSALKEYPDLFKQYFAKLVPPTDNKLAALNSAVWSGGTFIYVPKGVKVDIPLQTYFRINNENTGQFERTLIIVDEGASVHYVEGCTAPTYSSNSLHAAIVEIFALDGAYMRYTTIQNWSDNVYNLVTKRAKAMKDATVEWIDGNLGAKTTMKYPSVYLDGEGARGTMLSIAFANAGQHQDTGAKMIHNAPHTSSSIVSKSIAKGGGKVDYRGQVTFNKNSKKSVSHIECDTIIMDDLSASDTIPFNEIHNSQVALEHEAKVSKISEEQLYYLMSRGLSESEATEMIVMGFVEPFTKELPMEYAVELNRLISYEMEGSVG, from the coding sequence ATGGCTGAAGAAAGAGTAGAACCAAAACCAATTGACCTTGGTGAATATAAATTTGGTTTCCATGATGATGTAGAGCCTGTCCTATCGACAGGAAAAGGACTCAACGAAGGTGTTATTCGTGAATTATCTGCTGCTAAGGGTGAGCCTGAGTGGATGTTGGAGTTCCGTTTGAAGTCTTATGAAACCTTCAAGAAAATGCCTATGCAAACTTGGGGAGCAGACTTGTCAGAGATTGACTTTGATGATTTGATCTACTACCAAAAACCATCTGACAAACCAGCTCGTTCTTGGGATGAAGTTCCTGAAAAAATCAAAGAAACCTTTGAACGTATCGGGATTCCAGAAGCTGAACGTGCTTATCTAGCAGGGGCCTCTGCCCAGTACGAGTCAGAAGTGGTATACCACAACATGAAGGAAGAGTTTGAGAAGTTAGGAATTATCTTTACAGATACAGATTCTGCCCTCAAGGAATACCCAGACTTGTTTAAACAATACTTCGCTAAGTTGGTCCCGCCGACTGATAACAAGTTGGCAGCCCTCAACTCAGCAGTATGGTCAGGTGGAACCTTTATCTACGTACCAAAAGGGGTCAAGGTTGATATTCCGCTTCAAACTTACTTCCGTATCAACAACGAGAATACAGGTCAGTTTGAACGTACCTTGATTATCGTTGATGAGGGAGCAAGTGTACACTATGTAGAAGGATGTACAGCACCAACTTACTCAAGCAACAGCTTGCACGCCGCCATTGTAGAAATTTTTGCTTTGGACGGAGCCTACATGCGTTATACAACCATCCAAAACTGGTCTGATAACGTCTATAACTTGGTAACCAAACGTGCTAAAGCAATGAAAGATGCGACTGTTGAGTGGATCGATGGAAACTTGGGTGCTAAGACGACCATGAAATACCCATCTGTTTATCTTGATGGAGAAGGAGCGCGCGGTACCATGCTCTCTATCGCCTTTGCCAATGCAGGGCAACACCAAGACACAGGGGCTAAGATGATCCACAACGCTCCACATACAAGCTCGTCTATCGTGTCTAAGTCTATCGCTAAAGGCGGTGGTAAGGTAGACTACCGTGGACAAGTAACCTTTAACAAGAACTCTAAGAAATCTGTTTCTCACATCGAGTGTGATACCATTATCATGGATGACTTATCAGCGTCAGATACCATTCCATTTAATGAAATTCATAACTCGCAAGTTGCTTTGGAACACGAAGCCAAGGTTTCTAAGATTTCAGAAGAACAACTCTACTACCTCATGAGCCGTGGTTTATCAGAATCTGAGGCAACCGAGATGATTGTCATGGGATTTGTCGAGCCCTTCACAAAAGAACTTCCAATGGAATACGCAGTTGAGCTCAATCGCTTGATTAGCTATGAAATGGAAGGGTCTGTTGGGTAA
- a CDS encoding cysteine desulfurase — protein MLDVEAIRKDFPILDQIVNDEPLVYLDNAATTQKPLAVLETINRYYEKDNANVHRGVHTLAERATASYEAARETIRKFINAGSTKEVLFTRGTTTSLNWVARFAEEILTEGDQVLISVMEHHSNIIPWQEACRKTGAELVYVYLKDGVLDMEDLQAKLTDKVKFVSLAHASNVLGVVNPIKEITQLAHQVGAIMVVDGAQSTPHMKIDVHDLDVDFFAFSGHKMAGPTGIGVLYGKEKYLEQMSPVEFGGEMIDFVYEQSASWKELPWKFEAGTPNMAGAIGLAAAVDYLENIGMDAIEAHEQELIAYVYPKLQAIEGLNIYGSQDLAQRSGVIAFNLGDLHPHDLATALDYEGVAVRAGHHCAQPLLQYLEVPATARASFYIYNTKADCDKLVDALQKTKEFFNGTF, from the coding sequence ATGTTAGATGTAGAAGCGATTCGCAAGGATTTTCCAATTTTGGACCAGATTGTCAACGATGAACCTCTGGTCTATCTGGACAATGCTGCGACGACACAAAAACCACTAGCAGTTCTTGAAACGATTAACCGCTACTATGAGAAAGACAATGCCAACGTTCACCGTGGTGTTCATACCTTGGCTGAGCGAGCAACAGCTTCTTATGAAGCTGCGCGTGAAACCATTCGTAAGTTTATCAATGCAGGCTCTACAAAGGAAGTTCTCTTTACCAGAGGAACGACAACCAGTCTTAACTGGGTAGCTCGCTTTGCTGAGGAAATCCTGACTGAGGGAGATCAAGTTTTGATTTCTGTCATGGAACACCATTCCAATATCATTCCTTGGCAGGAGGCTTGCCGCAAGACTGGAGCAGAGCTTGTCTATGTCTATCTCAAGGACGGTGTCTTGGATATGGAGGATTTGCAGGCTAAATTGACGGACAAGGTTAAATTTGTTTCGCTAGCTCATGCCTCTAATGTTCTTGGTGTGGTCAATCCGATCAAAGAAATCACTCAATTAGCCCACCAAGTTGGAGCTATCATGGTAGTGGATGGTGCTCAATCTACGCCACATATGAAGATTGATGTCCATGACTTGGATGTAGATTTCTTTGCCTTTTCAGGTCACAAGATGGCTGGTCCGACTGGTATCGGTGTCCTTTACGGCAAAGAGAAGTATCTGGAACAAATGTCACCAGTAGAATTTGGCGGCGAAATGATTGATTTCGTTTATGAACAATCTGCTAGTTGGAAGGAATTGCCTTGGAAATTCGAGGCTGGAACTCCTAACATGGCTGGTGCCATCGGACTTGCTGCTGCAGTGGATTATCTTGAAAACATTGGTATGGATGCCATTGAAGCTCATGAACAGGAACTGATAGCCTACGTCTATCCAAAACTGCAGGCAATTGAAGGTTTGAACATTTATGGTTCTCAGGACTTGGCTCAACGTTCGGGTGTCATTGCCTTTAACCTAGGCGATCTCCATCCTCACGATCTTGCTACGGCTCTGGATTATGAAGGAGTAGCTGTTCGTGCGGGTCATCATTGTGCCCAACCCTTGCTCCAATATTTAGAAGTCCCAGCAACAGCTCGCGCAAGTTTTTATATCTACAATACCAAGGCAGATTGCGATAAGCTAGTCGATGCCTTACAAAAGACAAAGGAGTTTTTCAATGGCACTTTCTAA
- a CDS encoding DUF3272 family protein, whose protein sequence is MNRQQFIIIALFTAAETYFFNESLMAGRYVMAAFWAILLFRNFRLSYVMGKIVDAIDQHLNRKD, encoded by the coding sequence ATGAATAGACAACAATTTATCATAATAGCGTTATTCACGGCTGCTGAGACCTATTTTTTCAATGAATCTTTAATGGCTGGTCGCTATGTTATGGCAGCTTTTTGGGCGATTTTACTCTTTCGAAACTTTAGGTTAAGTTACGTGATGGGAAAAATTGTAGACGCTATTGATCAACACTTAAACCGCAAGGATTAG
- the sufD gene encoding Fe-S cluster assembly protein SufD, protein MTKETIKLFSEMHAEPSWLSDLRQKAFDKIESLELPVIERVKFHRWNLGDGTITESEPSANVPDFTALDNHLKLVQVGTQTVFEQIPVELAEQGVVFTDFHSALEEIPELIEEFFMSSVKYDDDKLAAYHTAYFNSGAVLYIPDNVEIAKPIEGIFYQDSDSDVPFNKHILIIAGKNSKISYLERLESRGEGSAKATANITVEVIARSGAQVKFAAIDRLGENVTAYISRRGKLGNDASIDWAIGVMNEGNVVADFDSDLIGNGSHADLKVVALSSGRQVQGIDTRVTNYGCNSIGNILQHGVILEKATLTFNGIGHIIKGAKGADAQQESRVLMLSDQARSDANPILLIDENDVTAGHAASIGQVDPEDMYYLMSRGLDKATAERLVVRGFLGSVIVEIPVKEVRDEMIATIEEKLSKR, encoded by the coding sequence ATGACTAAAGAAACTATTAAACTTTTTTCAGAAATGCACGCTGAACCAAGCTGGTTGTCAGACCTCCGTCAAAAAGCTTTTGATAAGATTGAGAGTTTGGAATTACCAGTTATTGAGCGTGTCAAATTCCACCGTTGGAATCTGGGGGATGGAACCATTACAGAAAGTGAACCATCAGCAAATGTTCCAGATTTTACAGCTCTAGACAATCACTTGAAATTGGTTCAAGTAGGAACCCAAACTGTTTTTGAACAAATCCCAGTTGAGTTAGCTGAACAAGGTGTTGTCTTTACAGATTTTCACTCAGCTTTAGAAGAAATTCCAGAACTTATTGAGGAGTTCTTCATGTCATCTGTCAAATATGACGATGATAAATTAGCAGCCTACCACACAGCTTATTTCAATAGTGGTGCTGTTCTCTACATTCCCGATAATGTTGAGATTGCAAAGCCAATCGAAGGGATTTTCTACCAAGATAGCGATAGCGATGTGCCATTTAACAAGCATATCCTCATCATTGCTGGTAAAAACTCTAAAATAAGCTATCTTGAACGTTTAGAGTCACGTGGCGAAGGTAGTGCAAAAGCAACTGCCAATATCACAGTGGAAGTCATTGCACGTTCTGGCGCTCAAGTGAAATTTGCTGCGATTGACCGTCTAGGAGAAAATGTTACTGCCTACATTAGCCGTCGTGGTAAACTAGGCAACGATGCAAGCATTGACTGGGCGATTGGTGTCATGAACGAAGGAAACGTCGTTGCTGACTTTGATAGCGACTTGATTGGGAATGGTAGCCATGCTGACCTCAAGGTCGTAGCTCTTTCAAGTGGCCGTCAGGTGCAAGGGATTGACACTCGCGTAACAAACTACGGTTGTAACTCTATCGGAAATATTCTCCAACACGGGGTTATTCTTGAGAAAGCAACCTTGACCTTCAACGGTATAGGTCACATCATCAAGGGAGCTAAAGGAGCAGATGCCCAACAAGAAAGTCGCGTTCTCATGCTTTCAGACCAAGCTCGTTCAGATGCCAACCCAATTCTTTTGATTGATGAAAATGACGTAACTGCAGGTCACGCAGCTTCTATCGGTCAGGTAGATCCTGAAGACATGTACTACCTCATGAGCCGTGGCTTGGATAAGGCAACTGCAGAACGCTTGGTTGTTCGTGGTTTCCTTGGCTCTGTTATCGTGGAGATTCCAGTCAAGGAAGTTCGTGATGAAATGATAGCAACTATCGAAGAAAAATTGTCAAAACGCTAA
- the sufC gene encoding Fe-S cluster assembly ATPase SufC: MSVLEIKDLHVEIEGKEILKGVNLTLKTGEIAAIMGPNGTGKSTLSAAIMGNPNYEVTKGEVLFDGVNILELEVDERARMGLFLAMQYPSEIPGITNAEFLRAAMNAGKEDDEKISVREFITKLDEKMELLNMKEEMAERYLNEGFSGGEKKRNEILQLLMLEPTFALLDEIDSGLDIDALKVVSKGVNAMRGEGFGAMIITHYQRLLNYITPDVVHVMMEGRVVLSGGPELAARLEREGYAKLAEELGYDYKEEL, from the coding sequence ATGTCAGTATTAGAGATCAAAGATCTTCACGTTGAGATTGAAGGAAAAGAAATTTTGAAAGGAGTCAACCTGACTCTAAAAACAGGAGAAATCGCAGCTATCATGGGACCAAATGGTACTGGTAAATCGACTCTTTCAGCCGCTATCATGGGGAACCCTAACTATGAAGTTACCAAAGGTGAAGTCTTGTTTGACGGTGTAAATATCCTTGAATTGGAAGTAGACGAGCGTGCACGTATGGGACTTTTCCTTGCTATGCAATACCCATCTGAAATCCCTGGAATTACCAACGCTGAATTTCTTCGTGCAGCTATGAATGCTGGTAAAGAAGACGATGAAAAGATTTCAGTTCGTGAGTTTATCACTAAACTAGACGAGAAAATGGAATTGCTCAACATGAAAGAAGAAATGGCAGAGCGTTACCTCAACGAAGGATTCTCTGGTGGTGAGAAAAAACGTAATGAAATTCTTCAACTCTTGATGTTGGAACCAACTTTTGCCCTTTTGGATGAGATTGACTCAGGTCTTGACATTGATGCCCTTAAAGTTGTCTCTAAAGGTGTCAATGCCATGCGTGGTGAAGGTTTTGGTGCTATGATTATCACTCACTACCAACGTCTTTTGAACTACATCACACCAGACGTGGTACACGTGATGATGGAAGGTCGTGTTGTCCTTTCTGGTGGCCCAGAATTGGCTGCCCGTTTGGAACGTGAAGGATACGCTAAACTAGCTGAAGAACTTGGCTATGACTACAAGGAAGAATTGTAA
- a CDS encoding HU family DNA-binding protein: MANKQDLIAKVAEATELTKKDSAAAVDAVFAAVTEYLAAGEKVQLIGFGNFEVRERAARKGRNPQTGKEIKIAASKVPAFKAGKALKDAVK, translated from the coding sequence ATGGCAAACAAACAAGATTTGATCGCTAAAGTAGCAGAAGCTACAGAATTGACTAAGAAAGATTCAGCAGCTGCAGTTGACGCTGTATTCGCAGCAGTAACTGAATACCTTGCAGCTGGTGAAAAAGTTCAATTGATCGGTTTCGGTAACTTTGAAGTTCGTGAGCGTGCTGCACGTAAAGGTCGCAACCCACAAACTGGTAAAGAAATCAAAATCGCAGCTTCTAAAGTTCCAGCATTCAAAGCTGGTAAAGCTCTTAAAGACGCTGTTAAATAA
- a CDS encoding YitT family protein: MIRKVQPIITIILGAAIYAFGLTYFVVPYHLFEGGATGITLITFYLFKIPVSLMNLLINIPLFILAWKIFGPKTLYTSLLGTISLSVWLAVFERIPLQFDLQGDLIIVSLVSGVLLGVGLGIIFNAGGTTGGSDIVARILNKYTNISIGKLLFGIDFFILMLILIIFQDLRLVTYTLLFDFIIARVIDLIGEGGYAGKGFMIITQYPEQLADKINEELGRGVTYISGQGYYSKKDLKIIYCIVGRNEIVKMKDMIHHIDPRAFITITEAHEILGEGFTFKKENK, encoded by the coding sequence ATGATTCGAAAAGTTCAGCCTATTATCACTATCATACTTGGGGCAGCTATTTATGCCTTTGGCCTTACCTACTTTGTAGTTCCCTATCATCTATTTGAGGGTGGTGCGACAGGTATCACACTAATTACCTTCTATCTCTTTAAAATTCCAGTCTCACTGATGAACCTCTTGATCAATATTCCTTTATTTATCCTAGCCTGGAAAATATTTGGTCCTAAAACTCTCTACACCAGTCTCTTGGGGACTATCTCCCTTTCAGTATGGCTTGCTGTCTTTGAAAGAATTCCTTTACAGTTTGACCTACAAGGTGATCTCATTATCGTTTCGCTGGTTTCTGGTGTTTTACTGGGAGTCGGTCTAGGAATTATTTTTAATGCGGGAGGGACTACTGGTGGTTCTGATATTGTTGCCCGTATCCTCAACAAATACACTAATATTTCGATTGGTAAATTGCTCTTTGGGATTGACTTTTTTATCCTAATGTTGATTTTAATTATCTTCCAAGATCTTCGTCTCGTTACCTATACTCTCTTGTTTGACTTTATCATCGCTCGTGTTATCGACTTGATAGGTGAAGGGGGCTATGCTGGTAAAGGATTTATGATTATCACTCAGTATCCTGAGCAATTGGCTGATAAAATCAATGAAGAACTAGGACGTGGTGTGACCTATATCTCTGGTCAGGGCTACTACAGTAAGAAAGATTTGAAAATCATTTATTGTATCGTCGGTCGAAATGAAATCGTTAAAATGAAAGATATGATTCACCATATAGATCCTCGAGCCTTTATTACCATCACAGAAGCTCATGAAATTCTTGGTGAAGGATTCACTTTCAAAAAAGAAAATAAATAA
- a CDS encoding APC family permease: MNIFRTKDVSLGRTEMRRHLKLWDLILLGIGAMVGTGIFTITGTAAATLAGPSLVISIVISALCVSLSALFFAEFASRVPATGGAYSYLYAILGELPAWIAGWLTIMEFMTAISGVASGWAAYFKGLLSNYGISMPQALNGTFNPEQGTYIDLLPILVLALVTGVVLLNSKAALRFNSLLVVLKFSALALFILVGIWHIKPENWSNFAPFGFGQLYGGSTGIMAGASLMFFGFLGFESISMAVDEIQSPQKNVPRGIVLSLSIVTILYALVTLVLTGVVHYSQLNVDDAVAFSLRSIGIGWAANYVSLVAILTLITVCISMTYALSRMIYSLARDGLLPRGFKQLSKSSRVPKNATILTGVASAIAAGIFPLASIAAFLNICTLAYLILLAYGIIKLRKDKGMPKEGEFKTPLVPLLPILSILICLSFMLQYTKETWIAFALALAVGLVIYFTYGYRHSTLSEEK, translated from the coding sequence ATGAATATTTTTAGAACTAAGGATGTTAGTCTGGGACGAACGGAAATGCGTCGCCATTTGAAATTATGGGATTTGATTTTACTAGGAATTGGTGCCATGGTGGGAACGGGAATTTTCACCATTACAGGAACAGCAGCAGCTACACTAGCTGGTCCATCACTAGTGATTTCCATTGTGATTTCTGCCCTATGTGTTTCTTTATCAGCCCTCTTTTTTGCTGAATTCGCCTCTCGTGTGCCTGCAACAGGAGGAGCTTATAGTTATCTCTATGCGATCTTAGGAGAATTACCAGCTTGGATTGCCGGCTGGTTGACCATCATGGAATTCATGACAGCCATATCGGGTGTGGCGTCTGGCTGGGCAGCTTACTTTAAGGGCTTACTCAGTAATTATGGTATCTCCATGCCCCAAGCCTTAAATGGCACTTTTAATCCCGAACAAGGCACCTATATCGACCTTTTACCTATTTTGGTGCTTGCTTTGGTAACAGGAGTAGTCTTATTGAATTCCAAGGCAGCCTTGCGCTTTAATTCGCTGCTAGTGGTCTTGAAATTCTCTGCTCTCGCTTTGTTTATCCTAGTTGGGATTTGGCATATCAAACCTGAAAATTGGTCAAATTTTGCGCCCTTTGGCTTTGGTCAGCTTTATGGCGGAAGTACTGGGATTATGGCAGGAGCCTCTTTGATGTTCTTTGGTTTTCTCGGTTTTGAGTCGATTTCCATGGCAGTTGATGAAATTCAAAGTCCGCAAAAGAATGTTCCTCGAGGAATTGTCCTTTCTCTGTCAATCGTCACTATTCTCTATGCTTTGGTAACCTTAGTATTGACTGGGGTTGTTCACTATAGCCAACTCAATGTGGACGATGCAGTGGCCTTCTCATTGCGTAGTATCGGAATTGGCTGGGCAGCCAACTATGTTTCACTGGTAGCCATTCTAACTTTGATAACCGTATGTATTTCTATGACCTACGCTCTGTCTCGAATGATTTACAGCCTAGCACGTGATGGGCTATTACCTCGAGGTTTTAAACAACTAAGTAAAAGCAGCCGAGTTCCAAAGAATGCGACCATCTTAACAGGAGTTGCCTCAGCCATTGCTGCGGGTATTTTCCCCTTGGCTAGTATTGCTGCCTTTCTAAATATCTGTACACTAGCCTATCTCATCTTACTAGCCTACGGTATTATCAAGCTCAGAAAAGATAAGGGGATGCCTAAAGAAGGAGAATTCAAAACTCCTTTAGTGCCACTTTTGCCAATCCTTTCCATTCTTATCTGTCTTTCCTTTATGCTTCAGTACACCAAGGAAACATGGATTGCCTTTGCCCTTGCTTTGGCGGTTGGGCTAGTGATTTACTTTACTTATGGCTATCGTCATTCTACACTTTCTGAAGAAAAATAA
- a CDS encoding L-lactate dehydrogenase has product MTSTKQHKKVILVGDGAVGSSYAFALVNQGIAQELGIIEIPQLHEKAVGDALDLSHALAFTSPKKIYAAQYSDCADADLVVITAGAPQKPGETRLDLVGKNLAINKSIVTQVVESGFDGIFLVAANPVDVLTYSTWKFSGFPKERVIGSGTSLDSARFRQALAEKLDVDARSVHAYIMGEHGDSEFAVWSHANIAGVNLEEFLKDTQNVQEAELIELFEGVRDAAYTIINKKGATYYGIAVALARITKAILDDENAVLPLSVFQEGQYGVKNVFIGQPAVVGAHGIVRPVNIPLNDAETQKMQASAKELQAIIDEAWKNPEFQAASKN; this is encoded by the coding sequence ATGACTTCAACTAAACAACACAAAAAAGTGATCCTTGTTGGTGACGGTGCCGTAGGTTCATCTTACGCTTTCGCACTTGTTAACCAAGGAATTGCACAAGAGCTTGGAATTATCGAAATTCCACAATTACACGAAAAAGCTGTTGGTGATGCGCTTGACCTTAGTCACGCCCTTGCCTTCACTTCACCTAAAAAAATCTACGCTGCTCAATACTCTGACTGTGCAGACGCTGACCTTGTTGTTATCACTGCAGGTGCTCCTCAAAAACCAGGTGAAACTCGCCTTGACCTTGTAGGTAAAAACTTGGCTATCAACAAATCAATTGTAACACAAGTTGTTGAATCAGGTTTTGATGGTATCTTCCTTGTTGCTGCTAACCCAGTTGACGTTTTGACTTACTCAACTTGGAAATTCTCTGGATTCCCTAAAGAACGTGTTATCGGTTCAGGTACTTCACTTGACTCAGCTCGTTTCCGTCAAGCACTTGCTGAAAAATTGGATGTTGATGCTCGTTCAGTTCACGCCTACATCATGGGTGAACACGGAGATTCTGAATTTGCGGTTTGGTCACATGCCAACATCGCTGGTGTAAACCTTGAAGAATTCCTTAAAGACACTCAAAACGTTCAAGAAGCTGAATTGATTGAATTGTTCGAAGGTGTTCGTGACGCTGCCTACACAATCATCAACAAAAAAGGAGCTACATACTATGGTATCGCCGTGGCACTTGCTCGTATCACAAAAGCAATCCTTGATGACGAAAATGCAGTACTTCCACTTTCAGTCTTCCAAGAAGGTCAATACGGTGTTAAAAACGTCTTTATCGGTCAACCAGCTGTTGTTGGTGCACACGGTATTGTTCGTCCAGTAAACATCCCATTGAACGACGCTGAAACACAAAAAATGCAAGCATCTGCAAAAGAATTGCAAGCAATTATTGATGAAGCATGGAAAAACCCTGAGTTCCAAGCAGCTTCTAAAAACTAA